Proteins encoded in a region of the Mycolicibacterium chitae genome:
- a CDS encoding transposase produces MPVDWSKRGEYIAKRRMTPAIADEALTDPARLVQDPDPASKSGVSVRTIGYSPSFGALVTVITVEEAGTVFGINAWPSNDTDSRKYERQE; encoded by the coding sequence ATGCCTGTCGACTGGAGCAAGCGAGGCGAGTACATCGCCAAGCGGAGAATGACGCCGGCGATAGCCGACGAGGCGCTTACAGACCCGGCGCGCCTGGTGCAGGATCCCGATCCAGCCAGCAAATCCGGCGTTAGCGTCCGAACCATCGGATACTCGCCATCATTCGGCGCGCTCGTCACCGTTATCACCGTCGAAGAGGCCGGCACGGTATTTGGAATCAATGCGTGGCCGTCAAATGACACCGACTCCCGCAAATACGAAAGGCAGGAATGA
- a CDS encoding YajQ family cyclic di-GMP-binding protein → MADSSFDVVSKVDRQEVDNALNQAAKELATRFDFRGTDTTIAWKGEEAIELVSSTEERLKAAVDVFKEKLVRRDISMKAFDAGEPQASGKTYRLTGSLKQGIDSENAKKITKLIRDEGPKGVKAQIQGEEIRVSSKKRDDLQAVIALLKGADLEVALQFVNYR, encoded by the coding sequence ATGGCGGATTCATCGTTCGACGTCGTGAGCAAGGTCGATCGTCAGGAGGTGGACAACGCGCTGAACCAGGCGGCCAAGGAGCTGGCGACCCGCTTCGACTTCCGGGGCACCGACACCACGATCGCCTGGAAGGGCGAGGAGGCCATCGAGCTGGTCAGCTCCACCGAGGAGCGCCTCAAGGCCGCGGTCGACGTCTTCAAGGAGAAGCTGGTCCGCCGCGACATCTCCATGAAGGCGTTCGACGCCGGCGAGCCGCAGGCCAGCGGCAAGACCTACCGCCTGACGGGCAGCCTCAAGCAGGGCATCGACTCCGAGAACGCCAAGAAGATCACCAAGCTCATCCGTGACGAGGGGCCCAAGGGCGTCAAGGCGCAGATCCAGGGCGAGGAGATCCGGGTCAGCTCCAAGAAGCGCGACGACCTGCAGGCCGTGATCGCGCTGCTCAAGGGCGCCGACCTCGAGGTTGCGCTGCAGTTCGTCAACTACCGCTGA
- a CDS encoding flavin-containing monooxygenase, translated as MTTIEHDSQVDTGGNTEQFDVVIIGAGISGLGAAYRLVERNPGARYVILERRDQIGGTWDLFRYPGVRSDSSIFTLSFPYEPWTHRDGVADGADIRNYLIDFAAKHRIDSHIRFGSYVRSADWDSTTDTWTVQVDQGGATKSFQARFLFFGSGYYNYDEPYVPEFPGIDKYEGVVANPQHWPEDLDYTDKRVVVIGSGATAVTLVPALAERAAKVVMLQRSPTYVFPGKRVNGIVQFVRNFAPRKFSHWFARWFAALFEGVVWFLSRKFPAMMRGFIRRRATANLPSGYPVDVHFKPRYNPWDQRLCLDADGDLFNAVSAGKVEIITDHIDRFDATGIWLKSGQHLTADIVATATGLQLQALGGVRISLDGTEIKPQDRYAYKAHMLEDVPNLAWCLGYTNASWTLRADMTAEQFAKLVAFMDAHGYTHAYPHLGDEPMPEKLSWDINAGYVQRAPHALPKSGTKRPWNVRQNFFADAIDHRFDRIEESMIFGRVAHRSPLSA; from the coding sequence ATGACGACGATCGAGCACGATTCACAGGTCGACACCGGCGGCAACACCGAACAGTTCGACGTGGTGATCATCGGCGCCGGGATCTCCGGTCTCGGCGCCGCCTACCGCCTGGTCGAGCGGAACCCGGGAGCCCGCTACGTCATCTTGGAGCGTCGCGACCAGATCGGCGGCACCTGGGATCTGTTCCGCTACCCGGGGGTCCGCTCGGACAGCTCGATCTTCACGCTGAGCTTCCCGTACGAGCCCTGGACGCACCGCGACGGCGTCGCCGACGGCGCCGACATCCGCAACTACCTGATCGACTTCGCCGCCAAGCACCGCATCGACAGCCACATCCGGTTCGGCTCCTACGTGCGCAGCGCCGACTGGGACTCGACGACGGACACCTGGACCGTGCAGGTCGACCAGGGGGGCGCCACCAAGTCCTTCCAAGCCCGCTTCCTGTTCTTCGGCAGCGGCTACTACAACTACGACGAGCCCTACGTCCCGGAGTTCCCCGGCATCGACAAGTACGAGGGCGTCGTCGCCAACCCCCAGCACTGGCCCGAGGACCTCGACTACACCGACAAGCGGGTGGTGGTGATCGGCAGCGGCGCCACGGCGGTCACGCTGGTGCCCGCCCTGGCCGAGCGCGCGGCCAAGGTCGTCATGCTGCAACGCTCCCCGACGTACGTGTTCCCGGGTAAGCGGGTCAACGGGATCGTCCAGTTCGTCCGCAACTTCGCCCCGCGCAAGTTCTCGCACTGGTTCGCGCGCTGGTTCGCCGCCCTGTTCGAGGGCGTGGTGTGGTTCCTGTCGCGCAAGTTCCCCGCCATGATGCGCGGCTTCATCCGCCGCCGCGCAACCGCCAACCTGCCCAGCGGCTATCCGGTCGACGTGCACTTCAAGCCGCGCTACAACCCGTGGGATCAGCGGCTGTGCCTCGACGCCGACGGCGATCTGTTCAACGCGGTCTCGGCCGGCAAGGTGGAGATCATCACCGACCACATCGACCGCTTCGACGCCACCGGCATCTGGCTGAAATCCGGCCAGCACCTCACCGCCGACATCGTGGCCACCGCCACGGGCCTGCAGCTGCAGGCCCTCGGCGGGGTCCGAATCAGCTTGGACGGCACCGAGATCAAGCCGCAGGACCGTTACGCCTACAAGGCGCACATGCTCGAGGACGTGCCCAACCTGGCCTGGTGCCTGGGCTACACCAACGCCTCCTGGACGCTGCGCGCCGACATGACCGCCGAGCAGTTCGCCAAGCTGGTCGCCTTCATGGACGCCCACGGCTACACCCACGCCTATCCGCACCTCGGCGACGAGCCGATGCCCGAGAAGCTGTCCTGGGACATCAACGCCGGCTACGTGCAGCGCGCCCCGCACGCGCTGCCGAAGTCCGGCACCAAGCGGCCCTGGAACGTGCGGCAGAACTTCTTCGCCGATGCCATCGACCACCGCTTCGACCGCATCGAGGAGTCGATGATCTTCGGCCGGGTCGCGCACCGCAGCCCGCTGAGCGCTTAG
- a CDS encoding NAD(P)H-dependent glycerol-3-phosphate dehydrogenase, producing the protein MGSDLRQPKVVVLGGGSWGTTVAAICARRCPTLQWVRSEATAKDINEHHRNTGYLGGEVELPDSLRATNDFSEAANTADVIVMGVPSHGFRSVLGELAKELRPWVPVVSLVKGLEQGTNMRMSQIVEEVLPGHPAGILAGPNIAREVAEGYAAAAVLAMPDQSQAAYLAKLFRTKRFRTYTTDDVIGVEMAGALKNVYAIAVGMGYSLGIGENTRAMVMARAIREMSKLGEAVGGQRDTFAGLAGMGDLIVTCTSQRSRNRHVGEQLGQGKSIDEVIAAMNQVAEGVKAASVIMEFANQYGLNMPIAREVDGVINHGSTVEQAYRGLIAEKPGHEVHGSGF; encoded by the coding sequence ATGGGTTCAGATCTGCGTCAACCGAAGGTTGTGGTGCTGGGCGGGGGGTCGTGGGGAACGACGGTCGCGGCGATCTGCGCCCGCCGTTGCCCGACACTGCAGTGGGTGCGTTCCGAGGCCACCGCCAAGGACATCAACGAACACCATCGCAACACCGGCTACCTCGGCGGTGAGGTGGAGTTGCCGGACTCGCTGCGCGCCACCAACGACTTCTCCGAGGCGGCCAACACCGCCGACGTCATCGTGATGGGGGTGCCCTCGCACGGCTTCCGCAGCGTGCTGGGCGAGCTGGCCAAGGAACTGCGGCCGTGGGTCCCGGTGGTGTCGCTGGTCAAGGGTCTCGAGCAGGGCACGAACATGCGGATGAGCCAGATCGTCGAGGAGGTGCTGCCGGGGCATCCGGCCGGGATCCTCGCCGGTCCCAACATCGCCCGCGAGGTCGCCGAGGGGTACGCCGCCGCGGCGGTGTTGGCCATGCCCGACCAGAGCCAGGCCGCCTATCTGGCAAAGTTGTTCCGCACCAAGCGGTTCCGCACCTACACCACCGACGACGTGATCGGGGTGGAGATGGCCGGCGCACTGAAGAACGTCTACGCCATCGCCGTCGGCATGGGCTATTCGCTGGGCATCGGGGAGAACACCCGCGCGATGGTGATGGCCCGCGCCATCCGCGAGATGTCCAAGCTCGGCGAGGCCGTCGGCGGCCAGCGCGACACGTTCGCCGGGCTGGCGGGCATGGGCGACCTGATCGTCACCTGCACCTCCCAGCGCAGCCGCAACCGTCACGTCGGCGAGCAACTCGGACAGGGCAAGTCGATCGACGAGGTCATCGCCGCGATGAACCAGGTCGCCGAGGGCGTCAAGGCCGCCAGCGTCATCATGGAGTTCGCCAACCAGTACGGCCTGAACATGCCGATCGCGCGCGAGGTGGACGGCGTCATCAACCACGGCTCCACGGTGGAGCAGGCCTACCGCGGCCTGATCGCCGAGAAGCCCGGCCACGAGGTGCACGGCTCGGGCTTCTGA
- a CDS encoding MlaE family ABC transporter permease — translation MTVPVDGTPPSGAPPSGVSTIEDWATGYARRHPLASLATVGDQFVLAVRTLQYLFIDLATGRFQWREFIRQGAFMAGTAVVPTVLVALPIGVTLSIQFALLAGQVGATSLAGAASGLAVIRQAASLTAAILMAAAVGSAITADLGSRKMREETDAMEVMGVSVIRRLVVPRFVAAVMIGVALTGVVCFVGFLASYLFNVYFQNGAPGSFVATFASFATTGDLVVALIKAVIFGAIVAIVSCQKGLSTVGGPTGVANSVNAAVVESILILMVVNVAISQLYIMMFPRVGL, via the coding sequence TTGACTGTGCCGGTCGACGGGACCCCACCGAGTGGTGCCCCGCCATCCGGCGTCAGCACCATCGAGGACTGGGCCACCGGCTACGCCCGGCGCCACCCCCTCGCCTCGCTGGCCACCGTCGGCGACCAGTTCGTCCTCGCGGTGCGCACGCTGCAGTACCTGTTCATCGACCTGGCGACCGGGCGCTTCCAGTGGCGCGAGTTCATCCGGCAGGGTGCCTTCATGGCCGGAACGGCCGTGGTGCCAACGGTTCTGGTGGCGCTGCCCATCGGCGTCACGCTGTCGATCCAGTTCGCGCTGCTGGCCGGGCAGGTCGGCGCCACCTCCCTGGCCGGCGCGGCCAGCGGGCTGGCAGTCATCCGGCAGGCCGCCTCGCTGACGGCCGCGATCCTGATGGCCGCCGCGGTCGGTTCGGCGATCACCGCGGACCTCGGTTCCCGCAAGATGCGCGAGGAGACCGACGCCATGGAGGTCATGGGCGTCTCGGTGATCCGCCGCCTGGTGGTGCCGCGCTTCGTCGCGGCGGTGATGATCGGTGTCGCGCTCACCGGGGTGGTCTGCTTCGTCGGTTTCCTGGCCAGCTACCTGTTCAACGTGTACTTCCAGAACGGCGCCCCGGGCAGCTTCGTGGCCACCTTCGCCTCGTTCGCCACCACCGGCGACCTGGTGGTCGCGCTGATCAAGGCGGTGATCTTCGGCGCCATCGTGGCCATCGTCTCCTGTCAGAAGGGGCTGTCCACGGTCGGTGGGCCGACGGGGGTGGCCAACTCCGTCAACGCCGCGGTCGTGGAATCGATCCTCATCCTGATGGTGGTCAACGTGGCCATCAGCCAGCTCTACATCATGATGTTCCCGCGCGTGGGGCTCTGA
- a CDS encoding MlaE family ABC transporter permease — translation MTASAYTPKILAPWRWLYQRTSVPLIRLGHMLVFFVRALAAVPVALRHYRNEFIRLLSDIAWGNGSLVVGGGTAGVAIVLGITVGALVGIEGYNFLDLLGLGPATGIISSLVNTRELAPIAASLAFATQAGCRFTAQLGSMRIAEEIDALEAVAIRPIPYLVTTRLMASVVAVIPLYAACLAVSYLTTQLVVRIISGGATGSYLHYFTLMLSGQDIVYSLIKTIIFVWIASTVQCYYGFYASGGPEGVGVAAGHAMRASITVVIIVNMLLTMALWTVDAGARFGG, via the coding sequence GTGACGGCATCGGCCTACACCCCGAAGATCCTGGCGCCGTGGCGCTGGCTGTACCAGCGGACCTCGGTGCCGCTGATCCGGCTGGGTCACATGCTGGTGTTCTTCGTGCGGGCCCTGGCCGCGGTGCCCGTCGCGCTGCGCCACTACCGCAACGAGTTCATCCGGCTGCTCTCCGACATTGCCTGGGGCAACGGCTCCTTGGTGGTCGGCGGCGGCACGGCCGGGGTCGCGATAGTGCTGGGCATCACGGTCGGTGCGCTGGTCGGCATCGAGGGCTACAACTTCCTGGACCTGCTGGGACTGGGGCCGGCGACCGGCATCATCTCCTCGCTGGTCAACACACGCGAGCTGGCCCCGATCGCCGCGTCGCTCGCGTTCGCCACCCAGGCCGGCTGCCGCTTCACCGCGCAACTGGGGTCCATGCGCATCGCCGAGGAGATCGACGCGCTCGAGGCGGTCGCCATCCGGCCCATCCCGTATCTGGTGACCACGCGCCTGATGGCCTCGGTGGTGGCGGTGATCCCGCTGTACGCGGCGTGCCTGGCGGTCAGCTACCTGACCACCCAACTGGTGGTACGGATCATCAGCGGCGGCGCGACGGGTTCCTACCTGCACTACTTCACGCTGATGCTGTCCGGTCAGGACATCGTCTACTCACTGATCAAGACCATCATCTTCGTGTGGATCGCCTCGACGGTCCAGTGCTACTACGGCTTCTACGCCTCGGGTGGGCCCGAGGGCGTCGGGGTCGCGGCCGGCCACGCCATGCGGGCCAGCATCACCGTCGTGATCATCGTGAACATGCTCCTGACGATGGCGCTGTGGACGGTGGACGCCGGCGCTAGGTTCGGGGGCTAG
- a CDS encoding IS5 family transposase (programmed frameshift) — MSRFQLLTDVQWSLIEDLLPARTGKRGRPFQDARSMVEGIIYRYRCGIAWRDVPEVFGPWQSIWTWHRRMSADGTWDMVLARLLAAADEAGIIDWAVSVDSTIARAHQHATNITRETQGAGSNYTNLASEPPDHGIGRSRGGLTSKIHHLVDGHGRPLVVLVSAGQAGDGPVLEHLLAHLKVERCGPGRPRTRPDRLRGDKAYSSRATRQRLRRRGIVAVIPEPSDQIGHRKRRGTHGGRPPAFDAEDYKGRNVVERGFSVTKQWRGLATRYDKLAIVYRGAAVLRAITLWLPHLSDTA, encoded by the exons ATGTCGCGGTTTCAGCTGCTTACCGATGTTCAGTGGTCGTTGATCGAGGATCTGCTTCCTGCACGTACGGGTAAGCGGGGCAGACCCTTTCAGGATGCGCGTTCGATGGTGGAAGGCATCATCTATCGGTATCGGTGCGGGATCGCCTGGCGCGACGTGCCGGAGGTGTTCGGGCCGTGGCAGTCGATCTGGACCTGGCATCGACGAATGAGTGCCGACGGCACCTGGGACATGGTGCTGGCTCGGTTGCTGGCCGCCGCCGACGAGGCCGGGATCATCGACTGGGCGGTGTCGGTGGATTCCACGATCGCCCGCGCTCACCAACATGCCACGAACATCACCCGTGA GACACAGGGGGCTGGGTCGAATTACACAAATCTGGCGAGCGAGCCGCCTGACCACGGCATTGGTCGCTCGCGCGGCGGGCTGACCAGCAAGATCCATCACCTCGTCGACGGCCACGGACGACCGTTGGTGGTGCTCGTGAGCGCCGGCCAGGCAGGCGACGGACCAGTCCTGGAGCATTTGCTCGCCCACCTCAAAGTTGAGCGCTGCGGGCCTGGCCGGCCCCGCACCCGGCCCGATCGCCTGCGCGGAGATAAGGCCTATTCCAGCCGAGCGACCCGGCAGCGGCTGCGCCGACGAGGGATCGTCGCCGTCATTCCCGAACCGTCCGATCAGATCGGCCACCGAAAACGTCGAGGCACCCACGGCGGCCGACCGCCAGCATTCGACGCCGAGGACTACAAGGGCCGCAACGTTGTTGAACGAGGATTCAGCGTCACCAAGCAGTGGCGTGGTCTGGCCACCCGCTACGACAAACTCGCCATCGTCTACCGGGGCGCAGCAGTCCTACGGGCCATCACACTCTGGCTACCGCATTTATCAGACACGGCCTAG